The sequence GGGAGAGCGCTCTCTCGGCTTTTTCCGTCGATGAGCCGTGAAGCCCAAGAAGGCAGTGTTCCACCTTGACAAAGGTTTCGGCCACGATGACAACCGGATGCTGGAGGAGAAGGTCGTAATTGTGGTGGATGCTTCCGCCAAGAGAGTTTTCGATGGGGATGACTGCAAAGTCTGCTTCCCGGTTTTCAACAGCGGCGAAAACCTCATCGAAGGTTTCACAGGGTTTGGGTTCGCCAAGCCGGAGAGCGGCGATTTCACTATATGCCCCGGGTTCGCCCTGATAGGCAATCATCCAGTTTGTCATTCTTTATTCTTGTAGTTAACTTGCATCAAAGCCGCAGGATTTCTCTTTCTTTTCAGAATATAAGTCTATTATCCATAACGGTGATATTCCGGGAATTTTAAATCAGTGATTTTTCCATCATGTCAGGACACAGTAAATGGGCAACCATTAAAAGAAAAAAAGCAGCAACCGATCAGAAACGAGGCAATCTGTTCACCAAGCTGGTCAAGGAGATAACCATATCCGCCAAAATGGGGGGAGGGGATCCCTCCGGAAATCCCAGGCTGCGTCTTGCTGTCGATACAGCACGGGCAAACTCCATGCCTATGGATAATATCCAGAGGGCTATAAAAAAGGGTACAGGCGAACTTGATGGGGCCACGTATGATGAAATTACCTATGAGGGTTACGGCCCGGCAGGAATCGCTCTGATCATCGAAACCGCTACTGATAACCGTAACAGAACCGTTGCAGATATCCGCCATATCATGAGCCGTAATAACGGTTCGTTAGGCGAGAGCGGCAGCGTGAGCTGGATGTTTCAGCGTAAAGGGTCTCTCGATGTGCCGAAAAGCGCCATGCAGGAGGATGCCTTGATGGAACTGCTGCTCGATGCCGGTCTGGAAGACCTCGACGGCGATGATGAGGTATATTATACCGTTGTAACTGATATAAGGGATCTTGAGAACGCGAAAAAAGCCCTTGATGAAGCGGGTATCGCCTATGAAAATGCAAAAGTTGATCTTATTCCGGAAAACTATATCGAACTTGAGGCCGACGATGCCGAAAAGGTGATCAGGTTGATCGATGCGCTGGAAAATAATGATGATGTTCAGGTGGTGTACACGAATATGGAAATCAGTGAAAAGGCAATGGACAGTTTAAACGGATAGTGTGCATGGTTGTGCTTGGCGTTGATCCCGGTAGCCTGCATACCGGATATGGGGTTATCAGGTATGACAACGCCGGGTTTCATCTCCTTGGTTGCGGAGTAATTCGTCTTCATCGCCGAAAGAGCTATTTCGAACGTATAGGGGAGATTTATCGGGAGCTCGATTCGGTGATCGGGGGTTATGCTCCTGTCCGTCTGGCGCTTGAAACCGTGTTTTTAAACAAGAATGTTCAGTCGGCCCTCAAGCTTGGTCAGGTACGGGGTGCCGTTATCGCACTGGCGATGAATCACCGGCTTGAACTGAGCGAGTATGCTCCCCGCGAGGTCAAGGCCGCCGTTACGGGAAGAGGTGCGGCAAGTAAAGAGCAGGTTGCTTTTATGGTAACGCGTATGTTGAAGATTACCGGAAATCCGGCTACACACGATGTTACCGATGCTCTTGCTATTGCGCTCTGTGATCTTCTGAAAACGGGCATGGGGAGTGCTGCTGTTCCGCAGTCCGTTGTTTCTTCAGGTTCAGCCGGGAAAAAAAACTGGGCGCAGTTTGTTCAGTCCAATCCCGGTATGGTGGTGCGCTGAATGGTGCGTTGCAGATAAATAAAGAGGAATTCCGGTTCCGGTGCTCGTGTGAACAAAACATTACAAGTTGTGGAAGGGCATATTTTCAATCTGCCGAATTTTCTCAGTTTTTTGAGAATTCTGTTGATTCCGTGGTTTCTCTACTACTATCATTCAGGAAATCTCACGGTCGCCATTACGCTGATGGTTGTTGCCGTGTTGAGCGACTGGTTCGACGGCCGTGCGGCGCGCTGGACCAATGAGGTTTCTGAAATGGGCAAAATTCTCGATCCGCTGGCCGACAAGCTCTGTCTTGCCAGTGTGGCACTCTACTTCCTCTGGATTGGGGAGCTTCCGTTCTGGTTTGTGTCGTTTGTCGTTCTGCGCGATCTGTTGATTTTTTCCGGCGCGGCTTACATCCGTTACCGGCACGGTGTGCTTACGACGTCGCTCTGGCCCGGGAAATGGGCGGTAGGTTTTGTGTCGATGATGTTTGTTACCATGGTCTGGCCCCACCCTGTTTTCGAATCGTACCCCTTCAAGGAATTTTTCATGTATCTCTCCGTGCTCATGCTCACCTATTCGTTTATAGAGTATGGGATAAGGTTTTATCGGATACAGAGAGGGGAGGGCTGATCAATAGTTACTGATCCATATTCCTGTGGGCAAACAGCGTTTCCGATGAAAACTCGCATTCTCCCTTTTTTTCTCTTTTTTTTTGTATTTGTTCTCCCCGTTGTTTCTGCTGCAGACGACTTCGATGCTCTGTTTGTGCAAGCCGGGATGAAATACCGGAAAGGCGATTTTCAGGGCGCATCGGCTCTGTATACTGCCGTGCTGAGCGGCAATCCGCGTTCTGCGGAAGCGTATAACAACCGCGGGCTCTGTAAAGCAGCTTCAGGAGATGTCACCGGCGCTGTTGCTGACTATTCCGAAGCCCTTAAACTCGATCCGTCCCTGGCGGCGGCCTCCAATAACAGGGGCCTCGCAATGGCAAAGATCGGGAAGTATCATGAAGCTGTTCTCGATTATAATCAGGCCCTCCGTATCAATGCCGTTCTGCCTGAAGTGTACAACAATCTCGGATTGGCCAGAATCGCATTGGGAGATCAATCAGGAGCACTCGACGATTTCAATACGGCCCTTGCGCTTAAACCTTTTTATCCCGAAGCGCTTTTTAACAGGGGGTGTGCCCGGCAGAAGCTGTCAGAACACCGGGAAGCTCTTCGGGACTTTCAACAGGTCATATCCTTCAGATCGGGATATGCCGAGCCTTATTTTTATGCTGCGCTTTCACGTTCTGCTATGGGGGATCACAAGGGCGCTCTCGTAGATTATACAAAAGCGATTGCCATTTCTCCCTCATACGCGGAAGCTTTTGCAGGCAGAGCGCTTGCGAAGATCAGAAGCGGTGATTATCGCGGGGCTCTCGACGATTACGATACGGTGATAGGGCTGCAGTCTGATAATCCGGAACTTTACTATAATCGGGCGCTGGTCAAGGTCAAGCTGTCTGACTATCCGGGAGCTGAAATTGACTGTTCACTCGCTCTCGAACGGAACAAGGTATATGCCGAAGCTTTTTTTCTCAGGGGTATCGTTCGGAGTGAACTTGGAAACCGCGAGGGTATGCTTGCCGATTTGCGTTTTTCTGCAGATGCAGGTTATGAGCCGGCAAAGAAGCTGCTGAAAAAAGAACGGGACAGGAGATAGCGCTTCTTACAGAAAAAACAGCACCAAAACGAAAAATCCGGCAAAGCGAGATGCATTGCCGGATTTTTCGTTTTGGTGCTGTTTTACTCTCAGAGCGCTTTGTGGCAGAACCACCAGTCGTAACAGTCGTACTGAGACGGACGTTTTTTCGCATCCTCGATATTGTTCGCCGGCGGAATGATGACGCGGTCTTTCAGCAGGGTGTTGATCGGCCAGTTTGCAGGTATGGCTACCTTGTTGGCGTCGGAAACCTGCAGGGCTTTCACGGCACGGACAATTTCATCGATATTTCTGCCGATTTCCTGGGGGTAGTAGAGAATAAGGCGCACTTTCCCTTCAGGATCGCCTACGAAAACGGCGCGAACGGTATTCGATCCTTTTCCCGGATGAAGCATGCCGAGCTGCATGGCAATTCTGTCATTTGCGGCAACGATCGGGAAGGTGATTTCGGTATCCAGATTATCCTTTATCCATTCTACCCATTTGATATGGGAAAAAACCTGATCGACCGACATGCCGACAAGCTTGCATCCGAGCTTGTCGAAATCCGCCATACGTTCCTGGAATGCATGGAACTCTGTTGTGCATACAGGGGTATAGTCTGCCGGATGGCTGAAAAGAACGAACCACGATCCCTTGAGATCCCCGGGGATATTCATCGGTCCATGTGTCGTCTGGACTTTCATTTCCGGGAACTCATCCCCAAGAAGCGGCATGTTCGCTTCGTTGTAATAAAACTGGTCTTCAAAATGTTCCGACATGATTTCGCTCTCCTTTTACTCGTTTGTTTATTGCGTTTTGTCCAAGATCGTTTGTTCTCTTTCCTTAAAATAGATATATTCTTAAATAAGAACAAATCTTTTTTACGGGATTTATGAAAGTATTCAGATGGTTTCTCTTGGATCATTTCGGATATTCCGGCTATATTGTAAGTGAGATAAAATAAGTCTTGTTTTGCCCTTCAGCGTGTTTATCCGGAACAGAAGAGGGGGCGTGGAACTGCTCGAACATCAGGAGTCTGTTATGGAACATAAAAGCGGAGTCGCCGGCGAGCTGGATTATTTTACAGAGGTCTGTCGGCGCCACAATCTCAAAATCACTCCTCAACGGGTGGCTATTTACAGGATATTGAGAGGTTGCCCCGATCATCCTTCAGCG comes from Chlorobium limicola DSM 245 and encodes:
- a CDS encoding YebC/PmpR family DNA-binding transcriptional regulator codes for the protein MSGHSKWATIKRKKAATDQKRGNLFTKLVKEITISAKMGGGDPSGNPRLRLAVDTARANSMPMDNIQRAIKKGTGELDGATYDEITYEGYGPAGIALIIETATDNRNRTVADIRHIMSRNNGSLGESGSVSWMFQRKGSLDVPKSAMQEDALMELLLDAGLEDLDGDDEVYYTVVTDIRDLENAKKALDEAGIAYENAKVDLIPENYIELEADDAEKVIRLIDALENNDDVQVVYTNMEISEKAMDSLNG
- a CDS encoding peroxiredoxin — protein: MSEHFEDQFYYNEANMPLLGDEFPEMKVQTTHGPMNIPGDLKGSWFVLFSHPADYTPVCTTEFHAFQERMADFDKLGCKLVGMSVDQVFSHIKWVEWIKDNLDTEITFPIVAANDRIAMQLGMLHPGKGSNTVRAVFVGDPEGKVRLILYYPQEIGRNIDEIVRAVKALQVSDANKVAIPANWPINTLLKDRVIIPPANNIEDAKKRPSQYDCYDWWFCHKAL
- the ruvC gene encoding crossover junction endodeoxyribonuclease RuvC; this translates as MVVLGVDPGSLHTGYGVIRYDNAGFHLLGCGVIRLHRRKSYFERIGEIYRELDSVIGGYAPVRLALETVFLNKNVQSALKLGQVRGAVIALAMNHRLELSEYAPREVKAAVTGRGAASKEQVAFMVTRMLKITGNPATHDVTDALAIALCDLLKTGMGSAAVPQSVVSSGSAGKKNWAQFVQSNPGMVVR
- a CDS encoding tetratricopeptide repeat protein; amino-acid sequence: MKTRILPFFLFFFVFVLPVVSAADDFDALFVQAGMKYRKGDFQGASALYTAVLSGNPRSAEAYNNRGLCKAASGDVTGAVADYSEALKLDPSLAAASNNRGLAMAKIGKYHEAVLDYNQALRINAVLPEVYNNLGLARIALGDQSGALDDFNTALALKPFYPEALFNRGCARQKLSEHREALRDFQQVISFRSGYAEPYFYAALSRSAMGDHKGALVDYTKAIAISPSYAEAFAGRALAKIRSGDYRGALDDYDTVIGLQSDNPELYYNRALVKVKLSDYPGAEIDCSLALERNKVYAEAFFLRGIVRSELGNREGMLADLRFSADAGYEPAKKLLKKERDRR
- a CDS encoding CDP-alcohol phosphatidyltransferase family protein; the protein is MEGHIFNLPNFLSFLRILLIPWFLYYYHSGNLTVAITLMVVAVLSDWFDGRAARWTNEVSEMGKILDPLADKLCLASVALYFLWIGELPFWFVSFVVLRDLLIFSGAAYIRYRHGVLTTSLWPGKWAVGFVSMMFVTMVWPHPVFESYPFKEFFMYLSVLMLTYSFIEYGIRFYRIQRGEG